The following coding sequences lie in one Rutidosis leptorrhynchoides isolate AG116_Rl617_1_P2 chromosome 4, CSIRO_AGI_Rlap_v1, whole genome shotgun sequence genomic window:
- the LOC139843011 gene encoding uncharacterized protein codes for MVERKTCTVKQTNIWKDFIEAHRKLSVLTIGYCEDILGFYNRVLNHVIFTTSKVILGKLPLAQLAMRGVTCGNVVQLTLCNGQPIRIDTDTYNSLQGTHSQGKVSNVIWYQVLNEVNIVSKKLQSKDMHLEIAIKEINRLVEYFKDYRETSFSKVIDEAKEIAVKMDVSPVFSQKRLIQRKKRFDESSSSQEVSFTPQETFRVQYFLYIVDKAILSLETRFEQIKNYDKLFDLKSFCGNLKNALKYKRKSNINGHELYRELKSFNIIGASEFKNPLDILMHLNESQENFPNARIAYRILLIIPVTVASAERSFSKLKLMKIYLRSTMSRQRLSGLAMMAIENEILESINCEALIKQFATKNARRASKTIG; via the exons ATGGTAGAGAGGAAGACATGCACTGTCAAGCAAACGAATATATGGAAAGACTTTATTGAGGCCCATCGTAAGCTTTCAGTCTTGACAATTG GTTATTGTGAAGATATTCTTGGTTTCTACAATAGGGTTCTCAATCACGTGATCTTTACAACCT CTAAAGTTATATTGGGTAAACTGCCACTTGCTCAACTTGCTATGAGAGGAGTGACTTG TGGCAATGTTGTGCAACTAACTCTATGCAATGGCCAACCAATCAGAATCGACACTGATACGTACAATTCGCTTCAAGGGACG CACTCACAAGGCAAAG TATCCAATGTCATTTGGTATCAAGTATTAAATGAGGTGAACATTGTGAGCAAAAAGCTACAATCAAAAGATATGCATCTCGAGATTGCTATTAAAGAAATAAACAGGTTGGTTGAGTACTTCAAGGATTATAGAGAAACCAGTTTTTCAAAAGTTATTGATGAAGCTAAAGAGATTGCAGTTAAAATGGATGTTAGCCCAGTATTTTCACAAAAACGTTTGATTCAAAGGAAAAAAAGATTTGATGAGAGTTCAAGTAGTCAGGAAGTTTCATTTACACCTCAAGAGACTTTTAGAGTACAATATTTCTTATACATTGTGGATAAAGCTATTCTTTCTCTTGAAACAAGATTTGAACAAATCAAAAACTATGATAAGTTATTTG ATCTAAAGTCATTTTGTGGCAACTTGAAAAATGCACTCAAGTATAAAAGAAAATCGAATATCAACGGTCATGAACTTTATAGGGAGTTGAAGTCATTTAACATAATAGGAGCTAGTGAATTTAAGAATCCTTTAGATATTCTGATGCATCTTAATGAGTCTCAAGAAAATTTTCCAAACGCAAGGATTGCATATAGAATATTATTGATTATTCCAGTTACAGTGGCATCTGCGGAAAGGAGCTTTTCAAAGCTAAAACTAATGAAAATTTACCTACGATCAACAATGTCCCGACAAAGACTGAGTGGATTGGCGATGATGGCTATTGAAAATGAAATCTTAGAGAGTATAAACTGTGAAGCGCTAATTAAACAATTTGCTACCAAGAATGCGAGAAGAGCTTCAAAAACCATTGGTTAA